In Papaver somniferum cultivar HN1 chromosome 1, ASM357369v1, whole genome shotgun sequence, a genomic segment contains:
- the LOC113300700 gene encoding glycerol-3-phosphate acyltransferase 1-like isoform X1 — translation MNPSVITKLEGTLLIFKSTFPYFMLVALEAGSPLRALILLLISPLLWFLESICLEDASVHLMIFISLVGLKVSDVKSVAKAVLPRFFLENIQENTYKVFSSCGGKKYVSSSLPRIMIDPFLREYLSSDFVIGTELKTLGGFSLGLVASPGLVTGDSQYETISKILGDDKKIDLWLGNEPETDSSVFFCQEQYILPADSSTTTCLQRKDYPKPLIFHDGRLVARPTPLDSLAVFLWLPLGVFLAVSRFLIGRIMPYNYGLMVAATTGMKIRAKLPSESHTSEKHAPYSRCICGSCDPGQFGALNTLYVCSHRTLIDPVILSSTLKRNVMAVTYSLSKISEILAPIRTVRLSRDRVKDGDLMRKLLTKSDLVVCPEGTTCREPYLLRFSPLFSEIAESIVPVAVSAKGSMFYGTTVRGYKALDSFFFLMNPSPHYHLEFLEKILRAPKCGTSGRSSYEIANLAQKMIGQALGFECTNLTRREKYRILAGNDGICSE, via the exons ATGAATCCAAGTGTAATAACCAAATTAGAAGGAACTCTGTTAATATTCAAATCCACTTTTCCATATTTTATGCTTGTAGCTCTAGAAGCAGGTAGTCCATTAAGAGCTCTTATTCTACTCTTGATATCACCTCTCCTTTGGTTCTTGGAAAGTATTTGCTTGGAAGATGCTTCTGTTCACCTTATGatcttcatttccttggtggGTCTTAAGGTTTCGGACGTAAAATCAGTTGCAAAAGCTGTTCTTCCTCGATTTTTCTTGGAAAATATTCAAGAAAATACTTATAAAGTGTTTTCAAGTTGTGGGGGAAAGAAGTATGTTTCAAGTTCACTTCCTAGGATAATGATTGATCCATTTCTTCGTGAATATTTGAGTTCGGATTTTGTCATTGGTACTGAATTGAAGACCTTGGGTGGGTTTAGCCTTGGATTAGTGGCTTCACCGGGGCTCGTGACTGGGGATTCCCAATATGAAACCATTAGCAAAATTCTTGGAGACGATAAGAAGATCGATTTATGGCTTGGTAATGAGCCTGAAACTGATTCATCTGTGTTTTTCTGTCAG GAACAATACATTCTTCCAGCTgactcatcaacaacaacatgcttACAAAGAAAGGATTATCCTAAACCCTTGATCTTTCATGACGGGCGTCTTGTTGCACGGCCTACACCGTTGGATTCCCTGGCTGTTTTTCTATGGCTACCGTTGGGAGTTTTTCTGGCTGTTTCTCGGTTTTTGATCGGAAGAATAATGCCATACAATTACGGTTTAATGGTTGCAGCAACTACTGGTATGAAAATCCGTGCTAAACTCCCTTCAGAATCACATACCAGCGAAAAGCATGCTCCATACTCACGGTGCATCTGCGGGTCTTGCGACCCTGGCCAATTTGGTGCATTAAACACACTGTATGTGTGTTCACATCGAACGTTAATTGATCCCGTGATTCTGTCATCCACATTGAAACGAAATGTTATGGCTGTTACTTACAGTCTTAGCAAGATCTCTGAGATTTTAGCACCCATAAGAACTGTCCGGTTAAGCCGTGACCGTGTTAAAGATGGAGATTTGATGAGGAAATTACTTACGAAGAGTGATTTGGTGGTTTGCCCAGAGGGAACTACGTGTAGGGAACCTTACCTGTTGCGATTCAGTCCCTTATTCTCAGAAATTGCAGAATCTATTGTGCCAGTAGCTGTATCAGCCAAAGGCAGCATGTTTTATGGAACTACCGTGAGGGGATACAAGGCGTTggattccttcttcttcttaatgAATCCTAGCCCTCATTATCATCTCGAGTTCTTGGAAAAGATATTGAGGGCTCCCAAGTGCGGGACTTCGGGAAGGTCTAGCTATGAAATCGCCAATCTCGCACAGAAAATGATTGGACAGGCATTAGGGTTTGAATGTACCAATCTCACACGCAGGGAAAAATATAGAATTCTGGCTGGCAATGATGGTATTTGTTCGGAGTAG
- the LOC113300700 gene encoding glycerol-3-phosphate acyltransferase 1-like isoform X2, translated as MIDPFLREYLSSDFVIGTELKTLGGFSLGLVASPGLVTGDSQYETISKILGDDKKIDLWLGNEPETDSSVFFCQEQYILPADSSTTTCLQRKDYPKPLIFHDGRLVARPTPLDSLAVFLWLPLGVFLAVSRFLIGRIMPYNYGLMVAATTGMKIRAKLPSESHTSEKHAPYSRCICGSCDPGQFGALNTLYVCSHRTLIDPVILSSTLKRNVMAVTYSLSKISEILAPIRTVRLSRDRVKDGDLMRKLLTKSDLVVCPEGTTCREPYLLRFSPLFSEIAESIVPVAVSAKGSMFYGTTVRGYKALDSFFFLMNPSPHYHLEFLEKILRAPKCGTSGRSSYEIANLAQKMIGQALGFECTNLTRREKYRILAGNDGICSE; from the exons ATGATTGATCCATTTCTTCGTGAATATTTGAGTTCGGATTTTGTCATTGGTACTGAATTGAAGACCTTGGGTGGGTTTAGCCTTGGATTAGTGGCTTCACCGGGGCTCGTGACTGGGGATTCCCAATATGAAACCATTAGCAAAATTCTTGGAGACGATAAGAAGATCGATTTATGGCTTGGTAATGAGCCTGAAACTGATTCATCTGTGTTTTTCTGTCAG GAACAATACATTCTTCCAGCTgactcatcaacaacaacatgcttACAAAGAAAGGATTATCCTAAACCCTTGATCTTTCATGACGGGCGTCTTGTTGCACGGCCTACACCGTTGGATTCCCTGGCTGTTTTTCTATGGCTACCGTTGGGAGTTTTTCTGGCTGTTTCTCGGTTTTTGATCGGAAGAATAATGCCATACAATTACGGTTTAATGGTTGCAGCAACTACTGGTATGAAAATCCGTGCTAAACTCCCTTCAGAATCACATACCAGCGAAAAGCATGCTCCATACTCACGGTGCATCTGCGGGTCTTGCGACCCTGGCCAATTTGGTGCATTAAACACACTGTATGTGTGTTCACATCGAACGTTAATTGATCCCGTGATTCTGTCATCCACATTGAAACGAAATGTTATGGCTGTTACTTACAGTCTTAGCAAGATCTCTGAGATTTTAGCACCCATAAGAACTGTCCGGTTAAGCCGTGACCGTGTTAAAGATGGAGATTTGATGAGGAAATTACTTACGAAGAGTGATTTGGTGGTTTGCCCAGAGGGAACTACGTGTAGGGAACCTTACCTGTTGCGATTCAGTCCCTTATTCTCAGAAATTGCAGAATCTATTGTGCCAGTAGCTGTATCAGCCAAAGGCAGCATGTTTTATGGAACTACCGTGAGGGGATACAAGGCGTTggattccttcttcttcttaatgAATCCTAGCCCTCATTATCATCTCGAGTTCTTGGAAAAGATATTGAGGGCTCCCAAGTGCGGGACTTCGGGAAGGTCTAGCTATGAAATCGCCAATCTCGCACAGAAAATGATTGGACAGGCATTAGGGTTTGAATGTACCAATCTCACACGCAGGGAAAAATATAGAATTCTGGCTGGCAATGATGGTATTTGTTCGGAGTAG